A genome region from Panthera leo isolate Ple1 chromosome A2, P.leo_Ple1_pat1.1, whole genome shotgun sequence includes the following:
- the LOC122213015 gene encoding histone H2B type 2-E1, whose translation MSAEHGQQQPSGGRRGRSSGDKKSKKRSRRKETYSMYIYKVLKQVHPDIGISSKAMSIMNSFVNDVFERLAGEAARLAQYSGRTTLTSREVQTAVRLLLPGELAKHAVSEGTKAVTKYTSSK comes from the exons ATGAGCGCAGAGCATGGACAGCAGCAGCCGTCGGGGGGCCGGAGGGGCCGTAGTTCTGGCGACAAGAAGTCCAAAAAGCGCAGCCGGCGCAAGGAGACCTACTCGATGTACATCTACAAGGTGCTAAAGCAG GTGCACCCTGACATTGGCATCTCTTCCAAGGCCATGAGCATCATGAATTCGTTTGTGAACGATGTGTTTGAACGGCTGGCTGGCGAGGCTGCCCGGCTGGCCCAGTACTCGGGCCGAACCACACTGACCTCCCGGGAAGTCCAGACGGCCGTGCGCCTGCTGCTGCCCGGGGAGCTGGCCAAGCACGCCGTGTCCGAGGGCACCAAGGCGGTCACCAAGTACACCAGCTCCAAGTGA
- the LOC122213014 gene encoding ATP-binding cassette sub-family F member 2, with translation MPSDLAKKKAAKKKEAAKARQRPRKGHEENGDAVTEPQVAEEKNEANGRETTEVDLLTKELEDFEMKKAAARAVTGVLASHPNSTDAHIINLSLTFHGQELLSDTKLELNSGRRYGLIGLNGIGKSMLLSAIGKREVPIPEHIDIYHLTREMPPSDKTPLQCVMEVDTERAMLEREAERLAHEDAECEKLMELYERLEELDADKAEMRASRILHGLGFTPAMQRKKLKDFSGGWRMRVALARALFIRPFMLLLDEPTNHLDLDACVWLEEELKTFKRILVLVSHSQDFLNGVCTNIIHMHNKKLKYYTGNYDQYVKTRLELEENQMKRFHWEQDQIAHMKNYIARFGHGSAKLARQAQSKEKTLQKMMASGLTERVVSDKTLSFYFPPCGKIPPPVIMVQNVSFKYTKDGPCIYNNLEFGIDLDTRVALVGPNGAGKSTLLKLLTGELLPTDGMIRKHSHVKIGRYHQHLQEQLDLDLSPLEYMMKCYPEIKEKEEMRKIIGRYGLTGKQQVSPIRNLSDGQKCRVCLAWLAWQNPHMLFLDEPTNHLDIETIDALADAINEFEGGMMLVSHDFRLIQQVAQEIWVCEKQTITKWPGDILAYKEHLKSKLVGEEPQLTRRTHNV, from the exons ATGCCCTCTGACCTGGCCAAGAAGAAGGCAGCCAAGAAGAAGGAAGCTGCCAAAGCGCGACAGCGGCCCAGGAAGGGCCACGAAGAGAACGGAGACGCGGTCACAGAACCACAGGTGGCCGAGGAGAAAAACGAGGCCAATGGCCGAGAGACCACAG AAGTGGATTTGCTGACCAAGGAGCTAGAGGACTTTGAGATGAAGAAAGCTGCTGCTCGCGCTGTCACCGGTGTCCTTGCCTCTCACCCCAACAGTACTGATGCCCACATTATCAACCTCTCCCTCACCTTTCACGGTCAAGAGCTGCTCAGTGACACCAAACTGGAATTAAACTCAGGCCGTCGTTATGGCCTCATTGGCTTAAATGGAATTG GAAAGTCCATGCTGCTCTCTGCTATTGGGAAACGGGAAGTGCCCATCCCCGAGCACATTGACATCTACCATCTGACTCGGGAAATGCCCCCTAGTGACAAGACGCCCTTGCAGTGTGTCATGGAAGTCGACACGGAGCGGGCCATGCTGGAGAGGGAGGCTGAGCGGCTGGCTCACGAGGATG CGGAGTGTGAGAAGCTCATGGAGCTCTACGAGCGACTGGAGGAGCTGGATGCCGACAAGGCGGAGATGAGGGCTTCGCGGATCCTGCACGGACTGGGTTTCACGCCTGCCATGCAGCGCAAGAAGCTGAAAGACTTCAGTGGGGGCTGGAGAATGAGGGTTGCCCTCGCCAG AGCCCTCTTCATTCGGCCCTTCATGCTGCTGCTGGACGAGCCCACCAACCACCTGGACCTCGATGCTTGTGTGTGGTTGGAAGAAGAATTAAAGAC TTTTAAGCGCATCCTGGTCCTCGTCTCCCATTCCCAGGACTTTCTGAATGGTGTCTGCACCAACATCATTCACATGCACAACAAGAAACTGAAGTATTACACG GGTAATTATGATCAGTATGTGAAGACACGGCTGGAGTTGGAAGAGAACCAGATGAAGAGGTTTCACTGGGAGCAAGATCAGATCGCACACATGAAG AACTACATCGCTAGGTTTGGTCATGGCAGCGCCAAGCTGGCCCGGCAAGCCCAGAGCAAGGAGAAAACGCTACAGAAAATGATGGCATCAGGACTGACAGAAAGGGTCGTGAGTGACAAG ACCCTGTCATTTTATTTCCCACCGTGTGGCAAGATTCCTCCACCTGTCATCATGGTGCAGAACGTGAGCTTCAAGTATACAAAAGACGGG CCCTGCATCTACAACAATCTAGAATTTGGAATCGATCTCGATACACGAGTGGCTCTGGTGGGGCCCAATGGGGCAGGGAAATCAACTCTTCTGAAGCTGCTAACCGGAGAG CTACTACCCACAGACGGGATGATCCGAAAACACTCTCATGTCAAGATAGGGCGTTACCATCAG CATTTACAAGAGCAGCTGGACTTAGACCTCTCACCTTTGGAGTACATGATGAAGTGCTACCCAGAGatcaaggagaaggaagaaatgaggaagatCATCGGACGATATGGTCTCACTGGGAAGCAGCAG GTGAGCCCAATCCGGAACCTGTCTGATGGGCAGAAGTGCCGAGTGTGTCTGGCCTGGCTGGCCTGGCAGAACCCCCACATGCTCTTCCTGGATGAGCCCACTAATCACCTGGACATTGAGACCATCGACGCCCTGGCCGATGCCATCAACGAGTTTGAGGGTGGTATGATGCTGGTCAGCCATGATTTCAGACTCATTCAGCAG GTTGCACAGGAAATCTGGGTCTGTGAGAAGCAGACAATCACCAAGTGGCCTGGAGACATCCTGGCCTACAAGGAGCACCTCAAGTCCAAGCTGGTGGGCGAGGAGCCCCAGCTCACCAGGAGGACCCACAATGTGTGA